From a single Bryobacter aggregatus MPL3 genomic region:
- a CDS encoding glycoside hydrolase family 5 protein, whose protein sequence is MLAPLATSGRSIVDAGTGLPVLLRGVNVSGMEYSPYAYAGMNPDELRLVVEGWGSNIVRIPFVQSLVVAGTGSRDYIGELKTIVQWLADLGAYTILDLQWLDQETVVGPGENRVPPEPTNSSIACWDILAREFHGVPHVIFDLFNEPHGIPASRWVDWAYVLAGAVRSVEESRVLMVGGLDWAYDLRGVVLSLPNLIYSTHVYRVKGKDWDGAFGDRAREVPVFAGEWGGGDDDLRWGSKLAHYFEEREMGWTAWSWRDFPHLQQDGVATRFGSLVRSLLLRPGNLLTP, encoded by the coding sequence ATGCTTGCTCCTCTTGCCACCAGTGGACGATCGATTGTCGATGCTGGTACGGGGCTTCCCGTGTTGTTACGCGGTGTGAATGTGAGTGGCATGGAATATTCGCCATATGCCTATGCGGGGATGAACCCGGACGAACTGCGTCTGGTGGTGGAGGGCTGGGGCTCGAATATCGTGCGGATTCCCTTTGTGCAATCCCTTGTTGTTGCGGGTACGGGATCACGGGACTACATTGGGGAATTAAAGACAATCGTACAGTGGTTGGCGGATCTGGGTGCTTACACGATTCTTGATTTGCAATGGCTCGATCAGGAAACCGTGGTTGGTCCGGGTGAGAACCGGGTGCCTCCGGAACCAACGAACAGCTCAATCGCTTGCTGGGACATTCTGGCGCGAGAATTCCACGGTGTGCCGCATGTGATTTTCGATCTCTTCAATGAACCACACGGCATCCCGGCCTCCCGTTGGGTGGACTGGGCCTATGTACTTGCTGGGGCGGTGCGGAGCGTGGAGGAGAGCCGGGTGCTGATGGTGGGTGGTCTCGATTGGGCTTATGATCTGCGGGGCGTTGTGCTCAGCTTGCCAAATCTTATCTATTCCACGCATGTCTACCGCGTGAAGGGGAAGGATTGGGATGGGGCTTTTGGCGACCGTGCCCGGGAAGTGCCGGTCTTTGCCGGGGAATGGGGCGGCGGGGACGATGATCTTCGTTGGGGAAGCAAGCTGGCCCACTACTTTGAAGAGCGCGAGATGGGCTGGACTGCATGGAGCTGGCGTGATTTTCCGCATCTGCAGCAGGACGGAGTTGCTACCCGGTTCGGCTCGCTGGTGCGCTCCTTGCTGCTGCGTCCAGGGAATCTTTTGACGCCTTAA
- a CDS encoding DUF1501 domain-containing protein yields MDQRFWSRRQLLNRVGGGIAGMAAAQLLHTESASGASLMSPRAPHFPAKAKSVISIFCYGGVSHIDTFDPKPYLVKHAGETIPGKDITPSQGTPGGLMPSLWETKKHGQCGMDVSTLFPNVAQHVDKIALIRSMYSKSNDHAPALYQMNTGFIQAGYPSMGSWVTYGLGTENQNLPAFVVFSDPRGGPIGGAPNWGNGFMPAAYQGTQFRSTGDPIVDLKPPKGMDDARQRRWLAFLQKLNEEHLAKNPHDNELSARIASYELAYKMQTEASDAVDLTKESQATQTMYGIDNKVSEYVGKQCLMARRLVERGVRYVQVFSGGGNFQESWDAHWDMRENHGLHCAETDKPIAGLLADLAARGMLDSTLVIWHGEFGRLPISQRMDGRDHNPYGFSMWMAGGGVKGGSIIGSTDEFGLAAQENKKSVNDVHATVLHCLGFDHTRLTYPYNGRQMRLTDVEGEVIKEILA; encoded by the coding sequence ATGGATCAACGCTTCTGGTCAAGACGTCAGCTTCTCAACCGTGTCGGCGGTGGCATTGCCGGAATGGCGGCAGCGCAGTTGCTTCATACCGAGTCCGCCTCGGGCGCCTCGCTTATGTCTCCGCGTGCGCCCCACTTCCCTGCCAAGGCGAAGAGTGTGATCTCGATCTTCTGCTACGGCGGGGTGAGTCACATCGATACCTTCGACCCGAAGCCTTATCTGGTCAAACACGCAGGCGAAACCATCCCGGGCAAAGATATCACTCCCTCCCAAGGCACGCCGGGCGGTCTCATGCCGTCCTTGTGGGAGACAAAGAAACACGGCCAGTGCGGCATGGATGTCTCGACTCTGTTTCCCAACGTGGCACAGCATGTCGACAAGATCGCGCTCATCCGCTCCATGTATTCGAAGTCGAACGACCACGCACCGGCGCTGTACCAGATGAACACCGGATTCATCCAGGCCGGCTATCCCAGCATGGGCAGTTGGGTGACCTATGGCCTCGGCACAGAGAATCAGAATCTGCCGGCATTTGTGGTCTTTAGCGACCCGCGTGGCGGACCGATCGGCGGCGCACCCAACTGGGGCAATGGCTTTATGCCCGCCGCGTATCAGGGCACGCAGTTCCGGTCGACAGGCGACCCGATTGTCGACCTCAAACCGCCAAAGGGCATGGACGACGCACGGCAGCGGCGCTGGCTCGCCTTCCTGCAGAAATTGAACGAAGAGCACCTGGCGAAGAATCCGCACGACAACGAACTCTCCGCGCGCATCGCCTCTTATGAGCTGGCCTACAAGATGCAGACCGAGGCCAGTGACGCCGTCGATCTCACCAAGGAATCGCAGGCCACACAGACCATGTATGGCATCGACAACAAGGTCAGCGAGTATGTCGGCAAGCAGTGCCTGATGGCGCGGCGTTTGGTGGAACGCGGCGTCCGTTATGTGCAGGTCTTCTCGGGTGGCGGCAACTTCCAGGAAAGCTGGGATGCGCACTGGGACATGCGCGAGAATCATGGCTTGCATTGCGCCGAAACCGACAAACCGATTGCCGGGTTGTTGGCGGACCTTGCCGCGCGCGGCATGCTCGATTCGACACTGGTCATCTGGCACGGCGAGTTCGGCCGTCTGCCCATCTCCCAGCGCATGGATGGCCGGGATCACAATCCCTATGGTTTCTCGATGTGGATGGCTGGTGGTGGCGTCAAGGGCGGTAGCATCATCGGCAGCACCGATGAATTCGGGCTCGCGGCGCAAGAAAATAAGAAGTCCGTCAACGACGTGCACGCGACCGTGCTGCATTGTCTGGGCTTCGATCACACACGGCTCACCTATCCCTACAATGGCCGTCAGATGCGCCTGACCGATGTGGAAGGCGAAGTGATCAAGGAGATTCTGGCCTAG
- a CDS encoding DUF1553 domain-containing protein has protein sequence MLRSLLASFSLISIALSQDGTQIIRENCAPCHGATGLVSSGLNLTKRELALQGGERGPAIVPGKSTESRIYRFAAGLEAPQMPPNKPLSAEQLKVLKDWIDGGAEWNEAANLGPINVDAALARLEDRPIKPQERAWWAFQKPVRKAIPGAKTNPVDGFLAARWTERGLTPSNEADRRTLIRRIYLDLTGIPPTRDEVATFLNDQAPNAWEKVVDRLLASPRYGERWARHWLDIARYADSGGYEYDRDRDNSWRYRDYVVNSFNSNKPYDRFLQEQIAGDEMWPNSNEARIATGFLRLGPENNIRNEQTRLDELDDVVATTSNSLMALTVGCARCHNHKFDPIPQKDYYRIQAVFWPTVSEERPIVGADEVAQHKAETKRIQDLQTPLKKEVDALIKPYKDAYVAEKKAALPDYMKAALATPVEKRTEGQKLNVIQVEKTLSGTPETLPARFSLADKTRYDRLQKEIADLAAQMPKPLPTAMAITEKGPVPPPSYFLHRGSQKGSVMQPGVLSVAQETEWAFPAPPEGATTSHRREAFAKWLTNPDNPLTARVMINRIWQHHFGEGLVRTPNNFGKMGERPTHPELLDWLSVEFMSNGWQVKPIHKLILMSAAYRMASNDIEANLAKDPENRQLWRMPRVRLEGEAIRDSVLAVAGSLDSTVGGPAIFPWIDPSLFQASSKRTWNGKPDDDPSTWRRSIYVFSKRSIPLPMLEVFDKPDTIGSCARRTRSTVAPQALMLMNNSFFGLHAKRFAARLTTESGGDHNKLISLAFEHALARQPSATERKEALAFLAKGDTSLVDFCQTLFNLNEFAYIL, from the coding sequence ATGCTGCGCTCCCTATTGGCTTCTTTCTCGCTCATTTCCATTGCGCTCAGCCAGGATGGAACGCAGATCATTCGAGAGAACTGCGCTCCCTGCCATGGCGCCACTGGCTTGGTGTCTTCAGGACTCAACCTCACCAAGCGAGAACTCGCCTTGCAAGGTGGCGAACGTGGTCCGGCAATCGTCCCAGGCAAATCGACGGAGAGTCGCATCTACCGATTTGCCGCAGGTTTGGAGGCACCCCAGATGCCTCCAAATAAACCACTGAGTGCCGAGCAGCTCAAAGTCTTAAAGGATTGGATCGACGGAGGCGCGGAATGGAACGAAGCTGCGAACCTAGGCCCCATTAATGTCGATGCGGCACTGGCGCGCCTGGAAGACCGGCCGATCAAGCCTCAGGAACGCGCTTGGTGGGCATTCCAGAAACCGGTCCGGAAAGCGATTCCTGGAGCGAAGACGAATCCTGTCGATGGCTTCCTCGCTGCCCGTTGGACTGAACGCGGACTCACTCCTTCTAACGAGGCCGACCGTCGCACGCTGATCCGCCGCATCTACCTCGACCTCACTGGAATCCCGCCAACTCGCGATGAAGTCGCGACATTTTTGAACGATCAAGCTCCGAATGCCTGGGAGAAAGTCGTCGACCGGCTTCTTGCCTCCCCACGATATGGAGAACGTTGGGCGCGGCATTGGCTTGATATTGCGCGCTATGCCGATTCGGGCGGCTATGAGTATGACCGGGACCGCGATAATTCCTGGCGTTATCGCGACTATGTCGTGAATAGTTTCAATAGCAACAAGCCCTATGATCGTTTCTTGCAGGAACAGATCGCCGGCGACGAGATGTGGCCGAATTCGAATGAAGCCAGAATCGCCACGGGATTTTTACGGCTCGGCCCGGAAAACAATATTCGGAATGAGCAAACTCGCCTCGATGAACTCGATGACGTAGTCGCTACCACTTCCAATTCCTTAATGGCGCTGACCGTCGGTTGCGCCCGTTGCCACAACCACAAGTTCGACCCCATTCCGCAAAAGGATTACTACCGCATCCAGGCCGTTTTCTGGCCAACAGTGAGCGAGGAACGCCCCATTGTCGGCGCCGACGAGGTCGCCCAGCACAAAGCGGAAACCAAGCGAATCCAGGATCTCCAGACGCCGCTCAAGAAGGAAGTCGATGCGTTAATCAAGCCGTATAAGGACGCCTATGTCGCCGAAAAGAAAGCTGCCCTGCCCGACTACATGAAGGCCGCCTTAGCCACTCCAGTAGAAAAACGAACGGAAGGCCAGAAGCTGAATGTGATCCAGGTAGAGAAGACTCTCTCGGGCACTCCGGAGACGCTGCCCGCTCGCTTCAGCCTCGCCGACAAGACCCGCTACGACCGTCTCCAAAAAGAGATTGCAGATCTCGCCGCGCAAATGCCTAAGCCGCTCCCAACAGCGATGGCGATTACGGAGAAGGGCCCTGTTCCTCCTCCGTCATACTTCTTGCACCGCGGCAGCCAGAAGGGTTCGGTGATGCAGCCTGGAGTACTCAGTGTGGCGCAGGAGACCGAGTGGGCCTTCCCTGCACCGCCAGAAGGCGCAACCACCAGCCATCGCCGCGAGGCCTTTGCCAAGTGGCTCACCAACCCGGACAATCCACTCACGGCGCGCGTGATGATCAATCGCATCTGGCAGCATCACTTCGGTGAAGGTCTGGTGCGTACGCCCAACAATTTCGGCAAGATGGGCGAGCGGCCCACCCATCCCGAATTGCTCGATTGGCTCAGCGTCGAATTCATGTCGAATGGCTGGCAGGTCAAGCCGATCCACAAGCTGATTCTGATGTCTGCCGCCTATCGCATGGCAAGCAATGACATCGAAGCAAATCTCGCCAAGGACCCGGAGAATCGCCAACTGTGGCGCATGCCGCGAGTGCGTCTCGAAGGGGAAGCAATTCGCGATTCCGTACTGGCAGTCGCCGGCTCACTCGACTCTACCGTCGGTGGCCCGGCGATCTTCCCCTGGATCGATCCGTCGCTGTTTCAGGCCTCCTCCAAACGCACCTGGAACGGAAAGCCAGACGACGATCCCTCCACCTGGCGCCGCAGCATCTATGTCTTCTCCAAGCGTAGTATTCCACTGCCGATGCTCGAGGTTTTCGACAAGCCGGACACGATCGGCTCCTGCGCTCGGCGTACCCGGTCTACAGTAGCCCCCCAGGCCCTGATGCTGATGAACAACAGCTTCTTCGGCCTCCACGCCAAGCGCTTTGCCGCACGCCTCACCACGGAATCAGGTGGTGATCACAACAAGCTGATCTCACTTGCTTTCGAGCATGCACTGGCGCGGCAGCCCAGTGCGACGGAGCGCAAAGAGGCGCTCGCCTTCCTCGCCAAGGGCGACACCTCGTTGGTGGACTTCTGCCAGACGCTCTTCAATCTCAACGAATTCGCTTATATTCTCTAA
- a CDS encoding PEP-CTERM sorting domain-containing protein, whose product MKRFLTTLSLVIGVSAASYAGVITSANSNLSGSGVTLIDFDSGTVGAIPLGAFSSIPFTVGSNAGTITTAGTSSGTYDKGNQASLSSGQSSYYAGSGAAQLTGRYISTFSQANDPYPVTSNPNNFVHTITITFGGGGVSDFLIDYFSNNSTLNTMTIYGLGGSSYQTTLPQNAACSTNCNNTGAQIGYTTTGDTNGIAAITSIVFTFNGTDSASGWGGDQVFFDNLRALGLGSGSSSSSSGTGGPGAVPEPSTYALIGTGLAGLAYARRKK is encoded by the coding sequence ATGAAGCGTTTTTTAACTACACTTAGCCTGGTGATTGGGGTCTCTGCGGCCTCCTACGCAGGCGTAATCACGTCTGCTAATAGCAATCTGAGCGGATCAGGCGTCACGCTGATCGACTTTGATTCAGGCACAGTTGGAGCGATTCCGCTGGGGGCTTTCAGCTCGATTCCCTTTACAGTAGGGAGCAATGCTGGCACCATCACCACTGCTGGTACTTCGAGCGGCACCTACGATAAAGGAAACCAGGCTTCCCTTTCGAGCGGTCAGTCCTCGTACTATGCAGGTAGCGGTGCAGCGCAGCTGACCGGGCGTTACATCAGTACCTTTAGCCAGGCGAACGATCCATATCCGGTGACATCCAACCCGAACAACTTTGTTCACACGATCACCATCACTTTTGGAGGCGGTGGAGTGTCAGATTTCCTGATCGACTACTTCAGCAATAACTCCACGCTCAACACCATGACCATTTACGGTTTGGGTGGGTCTTCCTACCAGACCACGCTGCCGCAAAATGCCGCCTGCAGCACCAATTGCAACAATACTGGTGCACAGATTGGTTACACAACCACTGGCGACACGAACGGAATCGCAGCCATCACTTCGATCGTGTTTACCTTCAACGGAACCGATTCTGCTAGCGGCTGGGGCGGTGACCAAGTGTTCTTCGACAACCTCCGTGCATTGGGTCTCGGTTCCGGTAGCAGCTCTTCTTCCTCCGGCACCGGTGGTCCTGGCGCCGTTCCCGAGCCCAGCACCTATGCCCTGATTGGCACGGGTCTTGCAGGTCTCGCTTACGCTCGCCGTAAGAAGTAA
- a CDS encoding MFS transporter, whose product MASPATAPIQTEVARPLYGNTSRRSFLGFFVIGILISTPATALLVWDYHFQPPYLSIGFHFLSYAVGVLCALRLGNFWLAILGAHRVLAAALLIASVGMALLEYASPPASSALRHTSFALLGLALGGIIASTFQLMQRLYERDPAATVNVAGGLIGTGALVPALMSALAYSWTAFQGFFGFLALAPAAAAAFLLSQKSTAEPSRLDLGFVAALRELRSPVHILFAALLFFETAAELSVAQWAALHLVLHAGMSPSTALYFLSFYFLSLLGGRFAAQAMLQRFPHRRLLLASAAMSWLGILILGSASNFLGAGLGLALSACGFSFVYPLLVERIGSRFREYHSSMFHGIFGLGMIGGFLAPTVIAFWASLSGETSAMTVPLWCSLLVFLLLVLLWIESKISASRFRQG is encoded by the coding sequence GTGGCTTCGCCTGCGACAGCTCCGATCCAGACCGAAGTGGCTCGTCCTCTTTACGGCAATACGAGCAGGCGCTCGTTTCTGGGCTTCTTTGTCATCGGAATCTTGATTTCCACCCCAGCAACTGCGCTGCTGGTTTGGGACTATCATTTCCAGCCTCCCTATCTCTCGATCGGGTTTCACTTCCTTAGCTATGCAGTGGGCGTACTCTGTGCACTGCGGCTCGGGAACTTTTGGCTGGCGATCTTAGGTGCGCATCGGGTGCTTGCTGCTGCTTTGTTGATCGCCTCAGTGGGGATGGCTTTACTCGAATACGCCTCTCCGCCGGCCTCGAGTGCTCTGCGGCACACCTCATTCGCACTGCTCGGACTCGCCCTGGGTGGCATCATTGCCTCCACCTTTCAGCTTATGCAGCGTCTTTATGAGCGCGATCCTGCTGCCACTGTGAATGTTGCCGGTGGCTTGATTGGGACAGGCGCCTTGGTGCCTGCATTGATGAGCGCCCTCGCCTATTCTTGGACTGCCTTCCAGGGTTTCTTTGGATTCCTTGCTCTTGCCCCTGCGGCAGCCGCTGCATTCCTGCTCTCACAGAAGTCCACTGCCGAGCCGAGCCGTCTCGATCTTGGTTTTGTGGCGGCTCTACGTGAATTGCGGAGTCCGGTACACATTCTTTTTGCGGCGCTGCTGTTTTTTGAGACGGCGGCCGAACTCTCGGTGGCGCAATGGGCCGCACTGCACCTGGTGTTGCATGCCGGCATGAGCCCGTCGACTGCGCTGTACTTCCTCTCCTTCTATTTCCTTTCCCTTCTCGGGGGACGTTTTGCTGCGCAGGCGATGTTGCAGCGTTTTCCTCATCGCCGCTTGCTTCTGGCAAGTGCCGCGATGTCCTGGCTTGGGATTCTCATTCTCGGGAGTGCCAGCAACTTTCTAGGCGCAGGGCTTGGACTCGCCCTCTCGGCCTGTGGCTTCTCCTTTGTCTACCCGCTACTGGTGGAGCGCATTGGCAGCCGCTTCCGGGAATACCACTCGAGCATGTTCCACGGAATTTTCGGTTTGGGAATGATCGGTGGTTTTCTTGCCCCCACCGTCATCGCTTTTTGGGCTTCTCTGTCTGGGGAAACCTCGGCGATGACGGTACCACTGTGGTGCAGCTTGCTCGTCTTCCTGTTGCTGGTTCTACTTTGGATTGAGTCGAAGATTAGCGCGAGCCGGTTTCGTCAAGGCTGA
- a CDS encoding IPT/TIG domain-containing protein, which yields MKHFYLAALLAALFLNSCVSEKEKSPTLPEARIDKLLPDKVMEGQPFQQQPNGASAMSILGSSLVKGSRIKMNGMPLETSSGDGTSLAALVPNEMFAKPGNFVVTVETPDGRTTNSLTWTVLAKTGPAPEIRTMHPNTTLAGKGFNVQPNGISALGMTGLNFRPGAKIFFDGKELATSFGNVDQLAAVVPPEFFQKAGKIKVTVQNPDGKTSASREFTVTQ from the coding sequence ATGAAGCACTTCTACTTGGCGGCTCTGCTGGCCGCGCTGTTTTTGAATTCGTGTGTGAGCGAAAAGGAAAAGTCGCCGACCTTACCGGAAGCCAGGATCGACAAACTGCTTCCCGATAAGGTGATGGAGGGCCAGCCTTTTCAGCAACAGCCCAACGGAGCCAGTGCGATGAGCATCCTGGGCAGCAGCCTGGTGAAAGGATCGCGGATCAAGATGAATGGGATGCCGCTTGAGACCTCTTCAGGCGATGGAACCTCCCTTGCCGCGCTCGTGCCCAATGAGATGTTTGCAAAGCCTGGGAATTTTGTTGTCACAGTAGAAACTCCAGACGGCCGAACCACCAACAGCCTGACCTGGACAGTGCTCGCCAAAACAGGCCCGGCCCCGGAAATCCGTACGATGCACCCCAACACCACCCTAGCCGGGAAAGGCTTCAACGTGCAGCCGAACGGGATCTCCGCACTAGGAATGACGGGCCTAAATTTCCGGCCCGGAGCGAAAATCTTCTTTGATGGCAAAGAACTCGCAACGAGCTTTGGAAATGTCGATCAGCTCGCCGCCGTTGTGCCGCCTGAATTTTTCCAGAAAGCCGGCAAGATCAAGGTTACGGTGCAGAATCCGGATGGCAAGACGAGCGCCTCGCGCGAGTTCACCGTCACCCAGTAA
- a CDS encoding glycosyltransferase family 2 protein, whose protein sequence is MKISIIIPVYNEVNVLPMVLERVMKAPLPAGCEKEIVIVDDGSTDGTSELLTHYRDLVTLHHSVENFGKGAALRIGIRKATGDIVLVQDGDLEYDPNDYLQVLQPIVDGTATVVYGSRFQGNLKGMKFANWVANKLLTFTTNVLYKARLTDEATAYKAFRIDVLRSMRLRCVGFEFCPEVTAKVRRLGHTIHEVPIRYNARGILEGKKIRWQDGFHAMWTLWKYRFAPMEKPMPETIQSLEQGSSTVA, encoded by the coding sequence TTGAAAATCTCAATCATCATTCCCGTCTACAACGAAGTGAACGTCCTCCCGATGGTTCTGGAGCGCGTCATGAAGGCCCCCCTGCCTGCAGGCTGCGAGAAAGAGATCGTGATTGTCGACGATGGCTCGACAGACGGCACCTCAGAACTCCTCACTCATTATCGCGATCTGGTCACACTGCACCACTCCGTGGAGAATTTCGGCAAAGGTGCGGCCTTGCGCATCGGGATTCGCAAGGCAACAGGCGACATCGTTCTCGTGCAGGATGGCGATCTGGAGTATGACCCTAATGACTACCTGCAAGTGCTGCAACCCATCGTCGATGGCACCGCGACCGTCGTGTATGGCAGCCGCTTCCAAGGCAATTTGAAGGGGATGAAGTTCGCCAATTGGGTGGCAAACAAGCTGCTGACCTTCACAACCAATGTCTTATACAAAGCAAGGCTCACCGACGAGGCGACTGCGTATAAGGCTTTCCGGATTGATGTGCTGCGTTCCATGCGGCTGCGTTGTGTAGGGTTTGAATTCTGCCCGGAAGTCACCGCAAAGGTACGGCGGCTGGGCCACACGATCCACGAAGTGCCGATCCGCTACAACGCGCGCGGCATTCTGGAAGGCAAGAAGATCCGCTGGCAGGACGGCTTCCACGCGATGTGGACGTTGTGGAAGTATCGCTTTGCCCCGATGGAGAAACCAATGCCAGAAACCATACAGTCGCTCGAACAAGGGTCGAGCACGGTGGCGTGA
- a CDS encoding class I SAM-dependent methyltransferase: MIPSEVSTTSDYTVRDQQRMSRAVNYFEWQARLAMAPLGRRIVEVGCGIGNFTRMIADRDLVIGVDIEPACITEHRKRFAEYPHVKSHVLDAMDPAFLQLKDEEPDSVVCLNVLEHIEDDLGTLRAFASILPRGGKAVLMVPAFMSLYGPIDKHLGHYRRYTTKSFAQTARAAGFATPVLRYMNAVGFFGWWANAKVLKREEQSEGQIEFFDRKVVPILEKLENAMTPPFGQSVFAVLEKR, encoded by the coding sequence TTGATTCCGTCGGAAGTTTCTACCACCAGCGATTACACCGTCCGCGACCAGCAACGGATGTCCCGAGCCGTCAACTATTTTGAATGGCAGGCCAGGCTTGCCATGGCGCCGCTCGGACGCCGGATTGTCGAAGTGGGCTGCGGAATCGGCAACTTTACGCGCATGATCGCGGATCGGGATCTGGTCATCGGAGTGGATATTGAACCGGCCTGTATCACGGAACATCGCAAGCGATTTGCCGAATACCCGCATGTGAAATCGCATGTCCTGGACGCGATGGATCCGGCATTTCTCCAACTGAAGGACGAAGAGCCCGATAGTGTGGTCTGCCTGAACGTGCTCGAACACATCGAAGACGACCTCGGAACGCTACGTGCATTCGCTTCGATACTTCCTCGCGGTGGCAAAGCAGTTCTGATGGTGCCCGCCTTTATGTCGCTCTACGGGCCGATTGACAAGCATCTGGGCCATTACCGCCGCTACACGACCAAGAGCTTCGCCCAGACGGCGCGAGCTGCCGGATTTGCCACTCCGGTGTTGCGCTATATGAATGCCGTAGGGTTCTTTGGCTGGTGGGCCAATGCAAAAGTACTGAAACGCGAAGAACAGAGCGAAGGACAAATTGAGTTCTTTGACCGCAAGGTCGTGCCGATCCTTGAGAAGCTGGAGAACGCGATGACGCCGCCGTTTGGGCAAAGTGTCTTCGCCGTGCTCGAGAAGCGTTAA
- the ftsY gene encoding signal recognition particle-docking protein FtsY gives MTSLLDRLKQGIQKTRSGLVGSLDNLIYGKKEIDPDLLEELEFNLIGSDIGVRTATEILDGIRQRVERQQLSDAGELRSLIRQQLLEILEANEKPILWASKPPTVVMIVGVNGVGKTTSIGKLAHRFKSDGQSVLICAADTFRAAAIEQLEVWAKRSNVDLIRQQHGADPSAVLFDALQAAQARNSTLVLVDTAGRLHNKAHLMAELEKMTRTASRVIPDAPHEVWLVLDATTGQNGLEQAKKFTESAGVTGIVLTKLDGTAKGGVVVAIAREMNLPIRYVGIGEQMDDLIPFEADKFVASLFDN, from the coding sequence ATGACCAGCCTCCTGGACCGCCTCAAGCAGGGCATCCAAAAGACACGCAGCGGACTCGTCGGATCGCTCGATAATCTCATCTACGGAAAGAAGGAGATCGATCCGGATCTCCTCGAAGAACTCGAGTTCAATCTCATCGGTTCGGACATTGGTGTCCGCACGGCAACGGAGATCCTCGACGGGATCCGGCAACGCGTCGAGCGCCAACAACTCTCCGACGCCGGGGAACTCCGTTCTCTCATCCGCCAGCAACTCCTCGAAATTCTCGAAGCCAACGAGAAGCCCATCCTCTGGGCAAGCAAGCCTCCCACCGTGGTGATGATCGTCGGCGTCAATGGCGTCGGCAAGACCACCAGCATTGGCAAGCTGGCCCATCGCTTCAAATCGGATGGCCAGTCTGTGCTCATCTGCGCAGCCGACACCTTCCGTGCCGCGGCAATCGAGCAGCTCGAAGTCTGGGCCAAGCGGAGCAACGTCGATCTCATCCGCCAGCAACATGGAGCAGACCCGAGCGCCGTCCTTTTCGATGCGCTCCAGGCGGCGCAGGCCCGCAACTCCACGCTTGTGCTGGTGGATACGGCAGGCCGTCTGCACAACAAGGCGCATCTGATGGCTGAACTGGAGAAGATGACGCGCACGGCAAGCCGTGTCATTCCGGACGCTCCACATGAAGTCTGGCTCGTGCTCGATGCCACCACCGGGCAAAATGGCCTGGAGCAGGCAAAAAAGTTTACGGAAAGCGCCGGTGTCACCGGCATCGTTCTCACCAAGCTCGATGGAACTGCCAAAGGCGGTGTCGTTGTTGCCATCGCGCGTGAGATGAACCTCCCCATTCGCTATGTTGGAATCGGCGAGCAGATGGACGATCTCATTCCCTTCGAGGCAGATAAGTTTGTTGCATCCCTATTCGACAATTGA